One genomic segment of Streptococcus salivarius includes these proteins:
- the rarD gene encoding EamA family transporter RarD encodes MTRKNQGLFFGLATYIQWGFLSLFWKLLAGVSAYNTFSWRIVFTVVTMLVYALVAKQNARFKDELIELWRDKKVLLRMLLASFLIAANWLIYIYAVGHGQATQASLGYYIMPIVSILFALIFLRESLSRTMWAAVVLAFIGVLVLVVNTGKLPMVSLGLALTFGFYGLIKKGVKLSSDVAMLVESGLLLPFVAIYLIFFSPESFSSYSSLEMFLLVISGVVTAVPLLCFSEAVKRAPLNLIGFIQYLNPTIQLLVAILIFGETVSFGELKGFLFIWMAILVFVTGQIVTFHRSS; translated from the coding sequence TTGACTAGAAAAAATCAAGGGCTATTCTTTGGTCTAGCGACTTATATTCAATGGGGATTTTTATCCCTTTTTTGGAAGCTTTTAGCAGGTGTTTCGGCTTACAACACCTTCTCATGGCGAATTGTTTTTACTGTAGTGACTATGTTGGTCTATGCCCTAGTTGCTAAGCAAAATGCACGTTTTAAAGATGAATTAATCGAACTTTGGCGAGATAAGAAAGTCTTACTTCGGATGCTACTTGCTAGTTTTCTCATAGCAGCTAACTGGTTGATTTATATCTATGCTGTGGGTCATGGTCAAGCGACGCAGGCTAGCTTGGGCTATTACATTATGCCTATTGTTTCTATCCTATTTGCCCTCATTTTTCTTCGTGAATCATTGAGTAGGACCATGTGGGCAGCAGTGGTATTGGCCTTTATAGGAGTACTGGTTCTTGTTGTCAATACAGGAAAACTTCCCATGGTTTCTTTGGGATTGGCCCTGACCTTTGGTTTCTATGGTTTAATCAAAAAAGGGGTTAAGCTCTCCAGTGACGTAGCCATGCTAGTAGAAAGTGGCTTGCTACTACCTTTTGTAGCTATCTATCTCATATTCTTTTCTCCAGAATCATTTTCTTCCTATTCGAGCTTGGAGATGTTTCTTCTAGTCATCTCAGGTGTAGTGACGGCTGTTCCTTTGCTTTGCTTCTCAGAAGCAGTCAAAAGGGCACCGCTTAACCTTATCGGTTTCATCCAGTATCTTAATCCTACCATTCAACTTCTTGTAGCCATTCTCATTTTTGGTGAGACGGTCAGCTTTGGAGAATTGAAAGGCTTCCTCTTTATCTGGATGGCCATCCTAGTCTTTGTAACTGGCCAAATAGTAACATTTCATAGAAGTTCCTGA
- the argB gene encoding acetylglutamate kinase: MTTEYIVIKIGGVASKQLTPEILTKLSEWQQAGQKIVIVHGGGFAINQLMEENHIPIHKVNGLRVTGQSDMALIKEALVDMVGKNLAGELTTAGLPAYQLVDELSDLVHADFLDQETYGFVGEVKNITNQTLVSLLSQGKLPLIPSLGYSEQGDLLNINADYLARAVAISLGAKKLILLTDVKGVLENGQVLEQLNFVDVQKKIDSGVVTGGMIPKIQSAVQTVQAGVEQVIIGDNLTDGTIIKE, from the coding sequence ATGACTACTGAATATATTGTAATCAAGATTGGTGGAGTAGCCAGTAAGCAGCTAACTCCTGAGATATTGACTAAACTGTCAGAATGGCAGCAGGCTGGTCAAAAAATTGTTATCGTTCATGGGGGCGGTTTTGCTATTAATCAGCTGATGGAGGAGAATCATATTCCAATTCACAAGGTCAATGGTCTTCGTGTGACGGGTCAGTCAGATATGGCTTTGATCAAAGAAGCTTTGGTTGACATGGTTGGGAAAAACTTAGCAGGTGAGTTGACTACTGCAGGTTTGCCAGCCTATCAGCTTGTAGATGAATTGTCAGACCTTGTTCATGCTGATTTCTTAGATCAAGAGACCTATGGTTTTGTGGGTGAGGTCAAAAACATCACTAATCAAACCCTAGTGAGCCTCCTATCTCAAGGCAAACTTCCCTTGATTCCGAGTCTAGGCTATAGTGAGCAGGGGGATTTGCTCAATATTAATGCCGATTACCTTGCCAGAGCAGTGGCGATTAGTCTAGGTGCTAAAAAACTTATCCTTCTGACAGATGTCAAGGGCGTTTTAGAAAATGGTCAGGTTTTGGAGCAGCTGAATTTTGTGGACGTTCAGAAAAAAATAGATTCAGGTGTGGTTACTGGAGGCATGATTCCTAAAATTCAAAGTGCTGTTCAGACAGTTCAGGCTGGTGTCGAGCAGGTCATTATTGGTGATAACCTGACAGACGGTACCATAATCAAGGAGTAA
- a CDS encoding pyridoxal phosphate-dependent aminotransferase: protein MLFEESDLLKALPEQFFAGLVAKVNAKVAEGADVINLGQGNPDQPTYDHIVEALCLSAKNPASHKYSQFRGNRPFKEAAASFYEKHYGVDLDAEREICVMGGAKIGLVELPLALMNPGDLLLLPDPGYPDYLSGVSLGRVAYETFPLTAENDFLPDLDAIPEETARRAKFIYINYPNNPTGAVATKAFYEKLVAWAKTYEVGVVSDLAYGALGYQGYENPSFLSTPGAKDVGIEFYTFSKTFNMAGWRLAFAAGNDQMIEALNLIQDHLFVGIFPALQEAGIAALLDPKSEEAVAQLNATYDSRRDAFVQAAAKIGWQAFPSRGSFYAWMPVPEGYTSESFADLLLEKVHVAVAPGKGFGPAGDAYVRIGLLVEPERLVEAVDRIANLHLFNN, encoded by the coding sequence ATGTTATTTGAAGAATCGGACTTATTGAAGGCATTGCCAGAACAGTTTTTTGCAGGTTTGGTTGCTAAGGTTAATGCCAAGGTGGCGGAAGGAGCAGATGTGATCAATCTTGGTCAGGGCAATCCCGACCAACCGACCTATGACCATATTGTTGAGGCGCTGTGCCTTTCAGCGAAAAATCCTGCTAGCCATAAGTATTCACAGTTTCGAGGCAATCGTCCTTTTAAGGAAGCAGCTGCTAGTTTTTACGAAAAACATTATGGGGTTGATTTGGATGCAGAGCGTGAGATTTGTGTCATGGGTGGAGCTAAAATTGGACTAGTGGAATTGCCCCTAGCTTTGATGAATCCTGGCGACCTTCTGCTCTTGCCTGACCCAGGTTATCCAGATTACTTGTCAGGAGTGAGTCTAGGACGTGTAGCTTATGAGACCTTTCCTTTGACGGCTGAAAATGATTTTTTGCCAGATCTGGATGCCATTCCTGAGGAGACCGCTCGGCGTGCTAAGTTTATCTATATCAATTATCCGAATAATCCGACGGGGGCTGTGGCGACTAAGGCTTTTTATGAAAAGTTAGTTGCTTGGGCGAAGACCTACGAAGTAGGAGTGGTGAGTGATTTGGCTTACGGAGCTTTGGGTTATCAGGGCTATGAGAATCCTAGCTTTTTATCAACGCCTGGTGCTAAAGATGTGGGCATTGAGTTCTATACTTTCTCGAAAACCTTCAATATGGCTGGTTGGCGTTTGGCCTTTGCAGCTGGGAATGACCAGATGATTGAAGCCTTAAATCTGATTCAAGACCATCTTTTTGTGGGAATCTTTCCTGCCTTGCAGGAGGCTGGGATTGCAGCTCTCTTAGACCCTAAATCTGAGGAGGCTGTTGCTCAACTGAATGCGACTTATGATAGCCGTCGAGATGCTTTTGTCCAGGCAGCTGCTAAGATTGGCTGGCAGGCCTTTCCATCCAGAGGTTCTTTCTATGCTTGGATGCCTGTGCCAGAGGGGTACACCAGTGAGAGTTTTGCGGATCTTTTACTTGAGAAGGTCCATGTTGCTGTGGCACCAGGTAAAGGATTTGGTCCTGCGGGTGATGCTTATGTTCGTATTGGGCTTTTGGTAGAGCCAGAGCGTCTGGTCGAAGCGGTCGATCGTATTGCCAACTTGCATTTATTTAATAACTAG
- the thrB gene encoding homoserine kinase yields the protein MKITVPATSANIGPGFDSVGVAVSKYLTIEVLEPADAWHIEHDLGDIPSDENNLLISTALQVKSDLQPHKLVMTSDIPLARGLGSSSSVIVAGIELANQLADLKLSDDDKLDIATKIEGHPDNVAPAIFGNLVVASYVDEHVNSIVTDFPECAFVAFIPSYELKTSDSRGVLPSDLSYKEAVAASSIANVAIAALFAGDLVKAGRAIQGDMFHERYRQKLVKEFATIKELSGQYSAYAAYLSGAGPTVMTLTPNDQAEALKTAIDGLGLDGETFILSVDKAGVVVD from the coding sequence ATGAAAATTACTGTCCCAGCAACATCTGCCAATATTGGTCCAGGTTTTGACTCTGTGGGTGTTGCCGTTTCTAAATATTTGACAATCGAGGTGCTTGAACCAGCAGATGCATGGCATATCGAACACGATTTGGGCGATATTCCTTCAGATGAAAATAACCTCCTCATTTCAACAGCCTTGCAGGTGAAGTCTGATTTGCAGCCCCATAAATTGGTGATGACATCAGATATTCCCTTGGCGCGTGGGCTAGGTTCTTCAAGTTCTGTTATTGTCGCAGGAATCGAGTTGGCCAATCAATTGGCAGACTTGAAGCTCTCAGACGATGATAAACTTGATATTGCGACCAAGATTGAAGGTCACCCGGACAATGTTGCTCCAGCTATTTTTGGGAATCTTGTTGTGGCCTCTTATGTGGACGAACATGTTAATAGCATTGTTACAGATTTTCCAGAGTGTGCCTTTGTAGCCTTCATCCCGAGCTATGAACTCAAAACGTCTGATTCACGTGGGGTTCTTCCAAGTGACTTGTCTTACAAAGAAGCTGTAGCTGCATCATCTATTGCCAACGTTGCCATTGCTGCCCTCTTTGCAGGTGATTTGGTTAAGGCGGGACGTGCCATCCAAGGAGACATGTTCCACGAACGCTACCGTCAAAAACTGGTTAAAGAATTTGCGACTATTAAAGAATTGTCAGGCCAATACAGTGCTTATGCGGCCTATCTCTCAGGTGCTGGCCCAACAGTTATGACCTTGACACCAAATGATCAGGCTGAGGCTCTTAAAACGGCAATAGATGGTCTTGGTTTAGATGGTGAAACCTTCATCCTATCTGTGGACAAAGCAGGTGTGGTCGTTGACTAG
- a CDS encoding polysaccharide deacetylase family protein, with protein MTSQKKKSTNANRKKLNLLLLLLNLVLLGLLAVFMLNRPSQSGNSQKGTQTSQSTSTAKWKTYDEPVQIPILMYHAVHVMDPSEASNANLIVDPDLFEAQIKALAKAGYYFLTPEEAYKAFTENALPAKKVVWLTFDDGNEDFYTIAYPILKKYKAKATNNVITGFVKKGNAGNLTVKQMKEMMAHGMSFQSHTVNHPDLSATDKATQKVELTDSIDFLENKLNTKVNTIAYPSGRYNQTTLDLAKKTYKLGLTTNEGLASAKDGLLSLNRVRILPTTTAKGLLSEIATDNK; from the coding sequence ATGACTTCTCAAAAGAAAAAATCAACTAACGCTAACAGAAAGAAACTGAACCTTCTTCTGCTTTTACTAAATCTAGTCCTCCTTGGCTTACTGGCAGTTTTCATGTTAAACCGCCCAAGCCAGTCTGGAAATAGCCAAAAAGGAACCCAGACAAGCCAATCTACGAGTACAGCTAAATGGAAAACCTATGACGAGCCTGTCCAAATCCCTATCCTGATGTATCATGCCGTACACGTCATGGATCCATCTGAAGCTTCTAACGCCAACCTTATCGTTGACCCAGACCTCTTCGAGGCACAAATCAAGGCCTTGGCCAAGGCAGGCTACTATTTCCTAACGCCTGAAGAAGCCTATAAGGCCTTCACCGAAAATGCCTTGCCTGCTAAGAAGGTTGTTTGGCTGACCTTTGATGATGGTAACGAAGATTTCTATACGATTGCCTATCCGATTCTCAAAAAATACAAGGCTAAGGCGACCAACAATGTGATCACTGGCTTTGTTAAGAAGGGAAATGCTGGAAATCTTACCGTCAAGCAGATGAAAGAAATGATGGCGCACGGCATGAGCTTCCAGTCTCATACGGTTAACCACCCTGATTTATCAGCCACTGACAAGGCAACACAAAAGGTTGAATTAACGGATTCTATTGACTTCCTTGAAAACAAACTCAATACTAAGGTCAATACCATTGCCTACCCATCAGGTCGCTACAATCAAACGACACTGGACCTAGCTAAGAAAACATACAAGTTAGGACTGACAACTAACGAAGGGCTAGCTAGTGCCAAGGATGGTCTCCTCTCACTTAATCGTGTCCGTATTCTGCCAACAACAACAGCTAAAGGACTTCTCAGCGAGATTGCTACTGACAATAAGTAA
- a CDS encoding acetylornithine transaminase produces MTKLFSNYKRAAIDFASAQGNYLTDTDGKTYLDFSSGIGVTNLGYHPHVNQALTDQVGKILHQPNLYHNQLQEDVANLLIGDKDYLAFFCNSGAEANEAAIKIARKASGKQEIITFQNSFHGRTFGSMSATGQDKIKQGFGEGVPHFSYAIFNDIDSVKALTSEETAAIMLELVQGESGVQPADKDFVKALSDFCKETGIYLIVDEVQTGIGRTGKLFAYEHYDIEPDIFTLAKGLANGVPVGAMLAKSSLGTAFSYGSHGSTFGGNKLAMAAAKATLEVMLAPGFLDTTLENGNKLQEQLQAALSDKETVTTVRGLGYMIGIETTGNLGELVQAARDKGLIVLTAGTTVIRLLPPITLSDAEIEKGVAILSEIFD; encoded by the coding sequence ATGACAAAATTATTTTCAAACTATAAGCGGGCAGCGATTGATTTTGCTTCGGCTCAGGGCAATTATTTGACGGATACAGATGGCAAGACCTACTTGGATTTTTCATCAGGTATTGGGGTAACCAATCTGGGTTACCATCCCCATGTCAATCAGGCTTTGACAGATCAGGTGGGCAAGATTTTGCACCAGCCTAATCTTTATCACAATCAGTTGCAAGAAGATGTTGCTAACCTTTTAATTGGTGACAAGGACTATCTGGCCTTTTTCTGTAACAGTGGTGCAGAGGCCAATGAGGCAGCCATCAAAATTGCCCGTAAGGCTTCGGGTAAACAAGAAATCATTACCTTCCAAAATTCCTTTCATGGTCGAACGTTTGGATCTATGTCTGCCACTGGTCAGGATAAAATCAAACAAGGTTTTGGTGAAGGTGTTCCCCACTTTAGCTATGCTATTTTCAATGACATAGACAGTGTCAAGGCCCTAACCAGTGAAGAAACTGCAGCTATTATGCTGGAGTTGGTTCAAGGGGAATCAGGTGTGCAACCTGCGGATAAGGACTTCGTTAAGGCTTTGTCTGATTTTTGTAAGGAGACAGGTATTTACCTCATTGTAGATGAGGTTCAGACAGGAATTGGTCGTACTGGTAAGCTTTTTGCTTATGAGCACTACGATATTGAACCAGATATCTTTACTCTGGCCAAAGGCTTGGCAAATGGGGTACCAGTGGGTGCCATGCTTGCCAAGTCCTCTCTTGGGACAGCTTTTTCTTACGGAAGTCACGGTTCTACCTTTGGAGGAAACAAACTGGCCATGGCGGCGGCCAAGGCTACGCTTGAAGTCATGTTGGCTCCAGGTTTTCTGGATACTACTCTTGAAAATGGGAACAAGCTACAAGAACAATTGCAGGCAGCTTTATCTGATAAAGAGACGGTTACCACTGTACGTGGTTTGGGCTATATGATTGGGATTGAGACTACGGGCAATTTAGGAGAATTGGTCCAGGCAGCTAGAGATAAGGGTTTGATTGTCTTAACTGCTGGGACAACTGTGATTCGTCTTTTGCCACCAATCACCCTAAGTGATGCTGAAATCGAAAAGGGTGTGGCTATCCTATCAGAAATATTTGACTAG
- the argJ gene encoding bifunctional ornithine acetyltransferase/N-acetylglutamate synthase: MKVIDGTIASPLGFSADGLHAGFKKRKMDFGWIVSEKPASVAGVYTTNKVIAAPLIVTKTSVKKAGKMKAIVVNSGVANSCTGTQGLEDAYTMQELTAEKLGVEPDLVGVASTGIIGELLPMDTLKNGLSKIVVNGNADDFAKAILTTDTATKTIAVTETFGRDVVTMAGVAKGSGMIHPNMATMLGFVTCDANISSDTLQLALSQNVEKTFNQITVDGDTSTNDMVLVMSNGCTLNEEILPDTPEFDKFSKMLNFVMQELAKKIAKDGEGANKLIQVDVVNAPNALDARMMAKSVVGSSLVKTAIFGEDPNWGRILAAVGYAGVDVPVDNVDIMLGGLPVMLASSPVSFDDEEMKDIMHDDEVTITVDLHAGHEKGTAWGCDLSYDYVKINALYHT, from the coding sequence ATGAAAGTCATCGATGGAACAATTGCTAGTCCGCTGGGATTCTCAGCAGATGGGCTACATGCAGGATTTAAAAAGAGAAAAATGGATTTTGGTTGGATTGTCTCTGAAAAACCAGCCAGTGTGGCAGGAGTTTACACGACCAATAAGGTGATTGCAGCTCCTCTGATTGTGACCAAGACCTCCGTTAAAAAGGCTGGGAAAATGAAGGCTATCGTTGTTAACTCAGGTGTAGCCAATTCTTGTACAGGGACTCAAGGTTTGGAGGATGCTTACACCATGCAGGAGTTGACCGCTGAAAAGCTAGGTGTTGAACCAGATTTGGTTGGTGTAGCCTCTACAGGGATTATCGGTGAGTTGCTACCAATGGATACTTTGAAAAATGGTCTTTCCAAGATAGTAGTTAATGGGAATGCTGATGATTTTGCCAAGGCGATTTTGACGACTGATACAGCGACTAAGACCATTGCTGTGACGGAGACCTTTGGACGTGATGTGGTCACTATGGCTGGTGTCGCTAAGGGCTCAGGAATGATTCACCCTAATATGGCGACCATGCTTGGATTTGTTACTTGTGATGCTAATATTTCTAGTGACACCCTGCAATTGGCCTTGAGCCAAAATGTGGAAAAGACCTTTAATCAGATTACAGTTGACGGAGATACTTCAACCAATGATATGGTTCTTGTTATGTCAAATGGTTGCACGCTCAATGAAGAGATTCTGCCAGATACACCAGAATTCGATAAATTTTCGAAGATGCTGAATTTTGTGATGCAAGAGTTGGCTAAGAAAATTGCCAAGGACGGTGAAGGTGCTAATAAACTCATCCAAGTTGATGTGGTTAATGCCCCTAATGCCCTTGATGCACGTATGATGGCCAAATCCGTTGTCGGGTCAAGCCTGGTTAAAACGGCTATCTTTGGTGAAGATCCTAACTGGGGACGTATTTTAGCCGCTGTTGGCTACGCTGGTGTGGATGTTCCTGTGGATAATGTTGATATTATGCTTGGCGGTCTGCCAGTTATGTTGGCCTCTAGTCCTGTTTCCTTTGATGATGAAGAAATGAAAGACATCATGCATGATGATGAAGTTACTATAACGGTAGATCTTCATGCTGGTCATGAAAAAGGAACTGCATGGGGGTGTGATCTTTCCTACGATTACGTTAAGATTAATGCCCTCTACCATACTTAA
- a CDS encoding PepSY domain-containing protein: MRKMKKLASYLILLAIPVAIAVALFVFNGSGYRLSEQDAADIAYKNAGVQTSEISQSAISKLRIGLHGSYSVSFTTPDNHFEYTIDGQSGSILKHKSDHPTSKDEDDTKKGEETKDESQSSESKDEPPVSKEAAQTTALNHAGLAEGSVTNLTVDLKTEGSGKVYNISFDYAVSHLRYKYAVNADSGAIVAYTTEYLTGVATPAQ; this comes from the coding sequence ATGCGAAAAATGAAAAAGCTAGCGAGCTATCTGATTCTGCTTGCTATTCCAGTTGCTATTGCTGTAGCCCTGTTTGTTTTTAACGGTTCGGGTTATCGCTTGTCAGAACAAGATGCGGCAGACATCGCCTACAAAAATGCTGGTGTCCAAACTTCTGAGATTTCTCAATCAGCAATCTCAAAATTACGTATTGGATTACATGGAAGCTATAGTGTTAGTTTTACAACACCCGACAATCATTTTGAATACACTATTGATGGTCAGTCAGGATCTATTTTGAAACATAAGAGTGACCATCCAACATCTAAGGATGAGGATGATACTAAAAAAGGTGAAGAGACTAAAGATGAGAGTCAGTCTAGCGAAAGCAAGGATGAGCCACCAGTATCTAAAGAAGCTGCTCAAACAACAGCACTCAATCATGCGGGATTGGCTGAAGGTTCTGTAACGAACTTGACGGTAGATTTGAAGACTGAAGGAAGCGGGAAAGTCTACAATATTAGCTTTGATTATGCAGTGAGTCATTTGCGTTATAAATACGCAGTAAATGCTGATTCGGGAGCTATCGTAGCCTATACAACTGAGTATCTCACAGGGGTTGCGACTCCTGCTCAGTAG
- a CDS encoding homoserine dehydrogenase, producing MSIKIGLLGFGTVASGIPFLLKENGEKVLAASRDQLEIAKVLVKDDEEKNRLIAAGNDYNFVTNVDEILNDDEIQIVVELMGRIEPARTFITKALEAGKNVVSANKDLIATHGKELISLAQDKGVAFYYEAAVAGGIPILRTLANSLTSDKVTRILGVLNGTSNFMMTKMVDEGWSYEDALKTAQELGYAESDPTNDVEGIDAAYKAVILSQFGFGATIDFDDVTHKGITNISTDDVAVAQELGYVIKLVGDVREVESGISAEVSPTFLPKNHPLASVSDVMNAVFVESIGIGESMYYGPGAGQKPTATSVLADIIRIARRLSDGNVGKPFNEFRRDLPLANPADVKSNYYFALDTPDEKGKILHLSEIFNSEDISFEQVLQQKANGTTARIVVITHAMSKTQLKAVTEKLEAAEDFTVVNTLKVLSN from the coding sequence ATGTCTATTAAAATTGGATTGCTTGGCTTTGGTACAGTAGCTAGCGGTATTCCTTTCCTTTTGAAGGAAAATGGTGAAAAGGTTCTTGCAGCCTCACGTGACCAACTCGAAATTGCGAAGGTTTTGGTTAAAGATGACGAGGAAAAAAATCGTCTTATCGCTGCAGGTAACGACTACAATTTTGTCACAAATGTTGACGAAATCCTTAACGATGACGAGATTCAAATCGTTGTTGAATTGATGGGACGTATCGAGCCAGCTCGTACCTTTATCACAAAAGCACTTGAAGCAGGAAAAAACGTAGTTTCTGCTAACAAAGACTTGATTGCAACTCACGGCAAAGAGTTGATTTCTCTTGCCCAAGATAAGGGCGTGGCTTTCTACTATGAAGCTGCTGTTGCTGGTGGTATTCCAATTTTGCGTACTTTGGCTAATTCTTTGACATCTGACAAGGTGACACGTATTCTCGGTGTGCTTAACGGAACATCTAACTTTATGATGACTAAGATGGTTGACGAAGGTTGGTCATATGAGGATGCTCTTAAGACTGCCCAAGAACTTGGTTATGCTGAAAGTGATCCAACCAACGACGTTGAAGGTATTGACGCTGCTTATAAAGCTGTTATCCTTAGCCAATTTGGTTTTGGTGCCACAATTGATTTCGACGATGTGACTCACAAGGGGATTACAAACATCTCTACTGATGATGTAGCTGTCGCTCAAGAATTGGGCTATGTCATCAAATTGGTTGGTGATGTGCGTGAAGTAGAATCAGGTATCTCAGCAGAAGTATCACCAACATTCTTGCCAAAAAATCACCCACTTGCTAGCGTTAGCGATGTTATGAATGCGGTCTTTGTTGAATCTATCGGTATTGGCGAATCAATGTACTACGGACCAGGTGCTGGTCAAAAACCAACAGCAACATCTGTTTTGGCAGACATTATCCGTATTGCTCGTCGTCTTTCAGATGGCAATGTTGGTAAACCATTCAACGAGTTCCGCCGCGACTTGCCATTGGCTAATCCAGCGGACGTTAAGAGCAACTATTACTTTGCCCTTGATACGCCAGACGAAAAAGGTAAAATCCTTCACTTGTCTGAAATCTTCAACTCAGAAGATATTTCATTTGAACAAGTCTTGCAACAAAAAGCAAATGGCACAACAGCTCGTATCGTTGTGATTACACATGCTATGTCTAAAACACAACTCAAAGCTGTTACTGAAAAACTTGAAGCAGCAGAAGATTTCACTGTTGTCAACACATTGAAAGTTTTGTCTAACTAA
- the argC gene encoding N-acetyl-gamma-glutamyl-phosphate reductase, whose amino-acid sequence MKVSIVGITGYSGLELVKILNNHKKVELVSIHATKEVGRRLSDVYPYLTDVCDLDIEAYDAEKIMKKADLVFFATPSGVASSLAEEFVQADFPVIDLSGDHRLPADVYQGWYKKSPAKQSVLNKFTYALSEYTDVKDKKFIANPGCYATATELALIPLVASGLIETDSVIVDAKSGLTGAGKALSESSHFVNVHDNYVTYKLNHHQHIPEIVQSLQNFNPEMPEIQFSTSLLPVNRGIMATVYCKLKKDVTVADVASAFTKAYSDKPFVRVQDSLPELHNVIGSNFTDIGFAYNEKTNVLTVISVIDNLLKGAAGQAVQNLNLMQGWDETEGLLMTPSYL is encoded by the coding sequence ATGAAAGTTTCAATCGTTGGTATCACTGGTTATAGTGGTTTAGAGTTAGTTAAAATTTTGAATAATCATAAAAAAGTGGAACTTGTTTCTATTCACGCAACCAAGGAAGTGGGCCGACGATTGTCTGATGTGTATCCCTATCTGACAGATGTTTGTGACTTAGATATTGAAGCTTATGATGCGGAAAAGATTATGAAAAAGGCGGATTTGGTTTTCTTTGCCACACCTTCAGGAGTTGCTAGTTCGCTTGCAGAGGAATTTGTTCAAGCTGATTTTCCTGTTATTGATTTATCTGGGGATCATCGCTTGCCGGCAGATGTTTATCAAGGATGGTATAAAAAATCACCTGCCAAGCAGAGTGTTTTGAATAAATTTACATACGCATTATCAGAATATACAGATGTGAAGGATAAGAAATTTATCGCCAATCCTGGATGCTATGCAACAGCGACGGAGCTGGCCCTGATTCCTTTGGTTGCTTCTGGTCTGATTGAGACGGATAGTGTCATTGTGGATGCCAAGTCTGGTTTAACTGGTGCGGGTAAGGCTTTGAGCGAGTCTAGTCATTTTGTCAATGTTCACGATAATTACGTGACTTATAAACTCAATCATCATCAGCATATTCCTGAGATTGTTCAATCCTTGCAGAACTTTAATCCGGAAATGCCTGAGATTCAGTTTTCAACGTCGCTTTTACCAGTTAATCGCGGAATCATGGCTACGGTTTATTGTAAGTTGAAGAAGGACGTGACTGTAGCTGATGTGGCTTCAGCATTCACAAAGGCTTATAGCGATAAACCCTTTGTACGTGTTCAAGACAGCTTGCCAGAACTACACAACGTTATCGGATCGAATTTTACAGATATTGGATTTGCCTATAATGAAAAAACCAATGTTCTGACAGTTATTTCAGTCATTGATAATCTGCTTAAAGGAGCAGCTGGACAGGCAGTGCAAAATCTCAACCTCATGCAGGGGTGGGATGAGACGGAAGGTTTGCTTATGACACCGTCATACTTGTAG